A stretch of the Streptomyces sp. NBC_01264 genome encodes the following:
- a CDS encoding DUF6192 family protein: protein MSERVGNVSRSRYEELVAEARDLVEQVAKAQFGLGDRALEIEPMRPVGGSVAKGGEDLFTVEESLQMFADDIGVALSTVEDWRWVASRWPAGKRRAGVSFTVHKILASIPDEAERWVAIEDAPFNPRRNRKQWTTDGAKRLVGQQVDRPVTVEEKVRAVRDLTRDDEVAVAVTASLLSRPETAALLPAAERVRVVQELTRDDEVATRVTSRLLQRPRVAREAMRDDDTRFTVNRAQFDNSEQARDKVRERMPAVRRIEHTIEYLDLVGSCHSYVATLGRLVPRMRGQEFTDDERTTILRGISKVRGAADWLEAALETGRFTLDEQLAQLLKGE, encoded by the coding sequence ATGTCGGAGCGGGTGGGGAACGTTTCGCGGTCGCGCTACGAGGAGCTCGTGGCCGAGGCGAGGGACCTGGTCGAGCAGGTGGCGAAGGCCCAGTTCGGTCTCGGTGACCGGGCGTTGGAGATCGAGCCGATGCGGCCGGTCGGGGGGTCGGTGGCCAAGGGCGGCGAGGATCTGTTCACGGTCGAGGAGTCGTTGCAGATGTTCGCCGACGACATAGGGGTGGCGCTGTCGACGGTCGAGGACTGGCGGTGGGTGGCCTCGCGCTGGCCGGCGGGCAAGCGCAGGGCCGGTGTGTCATTCACGGTCCACAAGATCCTGGCGTCGATTCCGGACGAGGCGGAGCGGTGGGTGGCCATCGAGGACGCCCCGTTCAATCCGCGCCGGAATCGCAAGCAGTGGACCACCGATGGCGCGAAGCGGCTGGTGGGGCAGCAGGTGGACCGGCCGGTGACGGTCGAGGAGAAGGTCCGGGCGGTCCGTGACCTGACCCGTGACGATGAGGTGGCGGTGGCCGTCACGGCCAGCCTCCTGAGCCGGCCGGAGACCGCGGCCTTGCTGCCGGCGGCGGAGCGGGTGCGGGTGGTGCAGGAGCTGACCCGGGACGACGAGGTCGCCACCCGCGTGACCTCCAGGCTCCTCCAGCGCCCCCGGGTCGCGCGGGAGGCAATGCGGGACGACGACACCCGCTTCACCGTCAACCGCGCCCAGTTCGACAACTCCGAACAGGCCCGGGACAAGGTCCGGGAGCGCATGCCTGCGGTCCGCAGGATCGAGCACACCATCGAGTACCTCGACCTCGTCGGCTCCTGCCACAGCTACGTCGCCACCCTGGGCCGGCTGGTCCCGCGGATGCGCGGCCAGGAGTTCACCGACGACGAACGCACAACGATCCTGCGCGGGATATCCAAGGTCCGCGGCGCGGCCGACTGGCTGGAGGCAGCACTCGAAACGGGCCGCTTCACCCTGGATGAGCAGCTCGCCCAGCTCCTGAAGGGCGAGTGA